A single Pseudanabaenaceae cyanobacterium SKYG29 DNA region contains:
- a CDS encoding J domain-containing protein yields the protein MVAQVRTYKITKGIGRYDLDDYYAVLGVPLSSTAEALRQRYLTLAKQLHPDLVPQNPQAHQYLSRLVNPAYAVLQQERERSEYLDLLRLLAKRLMKQSVKDFTPQSEAAQRLIANPSISLYERLVTEIAAKQFQDLSKTWDYINCLSELNLVYLLLQEGFRPHSPQSAPAVRYEDFRTVKDTSKPSPPTAKQHIVRAQEHMKAELWTMALQELRAALQLEPQNSLCHALLGKVYLHQNVPGMAKVSFQQALKYDPQNPIALLGMKEVEKLKSKTQTKGKKDEGGFFGWLGNKK from the coding sequence ATGGTGGCACAGGTGAGAACCTACAAAATAACCAAGGGTATTGGCAGGTATGACCTTGATGACTACTATGCTGTTTTGGGAGTACCCCTCAGCTCTACTGCCGAGGCTCTAAGGCAGCGCTATCTCACCCTGGCTAAGCAACTCCACCCAGACCTTGTACCTCAGAACCCCCAAGCTCATCAATATTTATCGCGGTTAGTCAACCCTGCCTACGCTGTTTTGCAGCAGGAGCGGGAACGATCGGAGTATCTTGACCTGCTACGTCTTCTGGCGAAGCGGCTAATGAAGCAATCCGTCAAAGATTTTACCCCCCAGTCGGAAGCAGCGCAAAGGTTAATAGCGAATCCCAGTATCAGTTTATACGAGCGGTTAGTGACAGAGATTGCTGCTAAACAATTTCAGGATTTAAGCAAAACTTGGGACTACATTAACTGTTTGAGTGAACTAAATTTAGTTTATCTCCTACTGCAGGAAGGTTTTCGTCCCCATAGTCCCCAAAGTGCACCAGCAGTCCGCTACGAAGATTTCCGTACTGTCAAAGACACTAGCAAACCTAGCCCCCCTACAGCCAAGCAACACATTGTCAGGGCCCAGGAACACATGAAGGCGGAATTGTGGACAATGGCACTCCAGGAATTGCGGGCAGCTTTACAACTAGAACCCCAAAACAGCCTCTGTCATGCTCTCCTAGGTAAGGTCTATCTCCATCAAAACGTGCCGGGCATGGCAAAGGTCAGCTTCCAGCAGGCATTGAAGTATGACCCGCAAAACCCCATTGCCTTGTTAGGGATGAAGGAAGTAGAAAAACTGAAATCAAAGACACAAACTAAAGGCAAGAAAGATGAGGGCGGTTTCTTCGGTTGGTTAGGGAATAAAAAGTAA
- a CDS encoding DUF29 family protein, with protein sequence MGKFYIDWDYCLALAETLSDLQTGKLNSQERLHLATELIEVSQPYHRDFALQLQVFLASLCRTLSARSAAAQAFYRANLLQQLYDIQNCLTQYPSLTHYSSRLFDRFWRTLDLLPLQLQISDEADRKKGRESSKLDRAA encoded by the coding sequence ATGGGCAAATTCTACATCGACTGGGATTACTGCCTAGCCTTGGCAGAGACCCTCTCTGACCTGCAAACAGGTAAACTGAATTCCCAAGAACGCTTGCACCTTGCGACAGAACTAATAGAAGTAAGCCAGCCTTACCATCGGGATTTTGCCTTGCAACTGCAAGTGTTTCTTGCCTCCCTTTGCCGAACTCTGTCTGCTCGTTCTGCCGCTGCCCAAGCCTTCTACCGTGCTAACCTGCTCCAGCAACTGTACGATATTCAGAATTGCCTAACCCAGTACCCTAGCCTAACTCACTACAGCTCCAGGCTATTCGATCGATTCTGGCGCACTCTAGATTTACTCCCCCTGCAACTGCAGATTAGCGACGAAGCAGACAGGAAAAAGGGCAGAGAGTCCAGCAAACTCGATCGGGCTGCTTGA
- the mreD gene encoding rod shape-determining protein MreD: MSHILRCTCLYSLGLGGTLLLCLLLLPARLPGTTIFGYAPNWLMIWLVGWSLRRPIPLAVGVGVCLGLLQDTFVLPPAAGILPTHALGLGISGGLTAMLQKQRYVQEDFISVALIVFAMVVISETINALQRTCLGEDLVQVWTAHQRIALSCAVLTSLWSPVLYFPLTQLRHWFYRSVHFVNKT; this comes from the coding sequence GTGAGCCACATCCTGCGTTGTACCTGTTTGTATAGTCTGGGGTTAGGGGGAACTTTACTCCTTTGTCTTCTGTTGTTACCCGCTCGTTTACCGGGGACAACTATTTTTGGCTATGCCCCTAACTGGCTCATGATTTGGTTAGTGGGCTGGAGTCTACGGCGGCCAATCCCCCTAGCAGTAGGAGTGGGTGTTTGCCTGGGGTTACTTCAGGACACATTTGTGTTGCCTCCCGCAGCAGGTATCCTGCCCACCCATGCCCTGGGTTTAGGAATCAGTGGGGGTCTGACAGCTATGTTACAAAAACAGCGCTATGTGCAGGAGGATTTCATCTCCGTTGCTCTCATCGTCTTTGCCATGGTGGTCATCAGTGAAACAATTAACGCCCTCCAACGTACTTGCCTCGGGGAAGACCTTGTGCAGGTCTGGACTGCCCATCAGCGCATTGCCCTCTCCTGTGCTGTCCTCACTAGCTTGTGGTCCCCTGTCCTTTACTTCCCCCTTACCCAACTTCGCCACTGGTTTTACCGATCGGTTCACTTTGTTAATAAAACTTAA
- the eno gene encoding phosphopyruvate hydratase, giving the protein MLKTEAAIASIVAREILDSRGRPTLEAEVRLADGTIGLSQVPSGASTGSFEAHELRDGDKSRYGGKGVLKAVENVHSQIAPALVGLDSRDQELCDRTMLQLDGSPNKANLGANAILAVSLAVAKAAAQYLRLPLYRYLGNPLSHVLPIPLMNVLNGGAHADNNVDIQEFMIVPLGAPTFREALRYGAEVFAKLKEVLHERKLSTSVGDEGGFAPNLESNQAALDLLIEAIEKAGYTPGKQISLALDVAANELYKDGKYTFDGTSHNPSATIAYYKDLVQKYPIVSLEDGLQEEDWGNWQTLTTELGNIQLVGDDLFVTNKIRLLRGIQEKCANAILIKLNQIGSLTETLETVMTATANKYRSVISHRSGETEDTTIADLAVATGVGQIKTGSLCRSERVAKYNRLLRIEAELGAKAVYGGTLGIL; this is encoded by the coding sequence ATGCTAAAGACGGAAGCGGCGATTGCCAGCATTGTTGCCAGAGAGATTTTGGATTCGCGAGGGAGACCTACCCTAGAAGCAGAAGTAAGATTAGCTGATGGCACGATCGGTTTATCCCAAGTACCCAGTGGGGCATCGACGGGGAGTTTTGAAGCCCATGAGCTGCGGGACGGGGATAAGAGCCGTTATGGGGGTAAGGGTGTCCTCAAGGCGGTAGAGAATGTACATAGCCAAATTGCGCCCGCTTTGGTGGGACTAGACAGTCGTGACCAAGAACTGTGCGACCGCACAATGCTGCAGCTAGATGGTTCCCCCAACAAAGCTAATCTGGGAGCGAATGCAATTTTAGCAGTCTCGTTGGCAGTGGCGAAGGCAGCAGCCCAGTACCTGCGGTTGCCTCTCTACCGTTACCTGGGCAATCCCCTCTCCCATGTGTTGCCTATCCCTTTAATGAATGTCCTCAATGGCGGTGCCCATGCCGATAATAATGTCGATATTCAGGAATTTATGATCGTTCCCCTCGGTGCGCCTACGTTTCGGGAAGCACTGCGCTACGGGGCAGAGGTATTTGCTAAGCTCAAGGAAGTGTTGCATGAGCGCAAACTCTCCACCAGTGTTGGGGATGAGGGGGGTTTTGCTCCTAACCTGGAGTCCAACCAGGCAGCCTTGGATTTGCTGATCGAAGCGATCGAAAAAGCAGGCTATACCCCTGGTAAACAGATCAGTCTGGCACTGGATGTGGCAGCTAACGAATTGTACAAGGATGGCAAATACACCTTCGATGGCACAAGTCATAATCCAAGTGCTACCATTGCCTACTACAAAGATTTGGTGCAGAAATACCCGATCGTTTCCCTAGAAGACGGACTACAGGAAGAGGACTGGGGCAACTGGCAAACTCTCACTACCGAACTAGGGAATATTCAGTTAGTAGGGGATGATTTATTTGTGACCAATAAAATTCGTCTGTTACGGGGCATTCAGGAAAAGTGCGCTAATGCCATCTTAATCAAACTCAACCAAATTGGCAGCCTGACGGAAACCCTGGAAACTGTGATGACGGCTACAGCTAACAAATACCGATCGGTAATTAGCCATCGCTCCGGGGAAACGGAAGACACCACGATCGCTGACCTGGCAGTGGCAACGGGGGTCGGGCAAATTAAAACCGGCTCCCTCTGTCGCAGTGAAAGAGTGGCTAAGTACAATCGGCTCCTGCGCATCGAAGCAGAACTGGGGGCAAAAGCAGTCTACGGCGGCACCCTCGGTATCCTCTAG